The Falco rusticolus isolate bFalRus1 chromosome 5, bFalRus1.pri, whole genome shotgun sequence genome has a segment encoding these proteins:
- the C3AR1 gene encoding C3a anaphylatoxin chemotactic receptor — MPELLDHSSSHEQAAVYYASESIVSIVVFIIVFIFGIPGNGLVIWVAGLKMKKSVNIVWFLNLAVADFMCCLSLPFFVVHLALHEHWPYGWFLCKIIPSVIIFTMFASVFLLVAISIDRCLLVMKPVWCQNHRTVKPVSIICLGIWILTFIFCCPVFYYRDTSTLENRTHCGYSFGDFEEQDHIEGSVNELLEEYPSLAYNGNDTWGNSYEDLPSVPLPLVLINITRAVFGFVLPFGIMAVCYALIAFRMRANQFHKPRNKMLRTIVLVVAAFFICWAPYHVVGILSIVPTLETMEESLILWDHLSTALAYANSCINPLLYVFVGRDFRAKAWQSVQQILENAFTDEPTRSTTYSLHGSKSSTEKDVSSTV; from the coding sequence ATGCCTGAACTCCTGGATCACAGCAGTTCACATGAACAGGCTGCTGTGTATTATGCATCAGAATCCATTGTCTCCATTGTTGTCTTCATCATCGTTTTCATCTTCGGTATCCCTGGCAATGGACTGGTGATCTGGGTAGCtggtctgaaaatgaaaaagtctgTGAACATTGTCTGGTTCCTAAACCTTGCTGTGGCTGACTTCATGTGCTGCTTGTCCTTGCCGTTTTTTGTTGTTCACCTGGCCCTCCATGAACACTGGCCATATGGTTGGTTCCTCTGCAAAATCATCCCATCAGTCATAATCTTCACTATGTTTGCTAGTGTCTTCCTACTTGTGGCCATCAGCATTGACCGGTGCCTCCTTGTGATGAAACCTGTCTGGTGCCAAAATCATCGGACAGTGAAACCTGTATCAATAATATGCCTTGGCATTTGGATCCTaaccttcattttctgctgtccTGTCTTCTACTACCGTGACACTAGCACTCTTGAGAACAGAACTCACTGTGGGTACAGTTTTGGAGATTTTGAGGAGCAAGATCATATAGAGGGTTCTGTAAATGAGTTATTGGAAGAATACCCATCTTTAGCCTACAACGGTAATGACACATGGGGAAATTCCTACGAAGATCTCCCTTCTGTGCCGCTTCCCTTAGTGCTAATTAACATCACTAGAGCTGTCTTTGGCTTTGTACTCCCCTTTGGCATAATGGCAGTTTGCTATGCTCTTATTGCTTTCAGAATGCGTGCCAATCAGTTTCACAAGCCACGCAACAAGATGCTGCGAACAATTGTGCTCGTGGTAGCTGCATTCTTCATCTGCTGGGCTCCGTACCACGTAGTTGGGATTCTGTCCATTGTACCTACTCTTGAAACAATGGAGGAGTCATTGATCCTCTGGGATCACCTCTCTACAGCACTTGCCTATGCCAACAGCTGCATTAACCCCCTGCTCTATGTTTTTGTGGGACGGGACTTCAGGGCAAAGGCATGGCAATCAGTGCAACAAATCTTGGAAAATGCCTTTACTGATGAACCAACACGTTCGACCACTTACTCCCTTCATGGAAGCAAGAGTTCAACAGAGAAGGATGTAAGCAGCACAGTGTAA
- the NECAP1 gene encoding adaptin ear-binding coat-associated protein 1 — MAAAELEYESVLCVKPDVNVYRIPPRTSNRGYRASDWKLDHPDWTGRLRVTSKGKTAYIKLEDKVSGELFAQAPIDQYPGIAVETVTDSSRYFVIRIQDGTGRSAFIGIGFTDRGDAFDFNVSLQDHFKWVKQETEISKESQEADTRPKLDLGFKEGQTIKLNIGNMTTKKGGAAKPRVSGSGGLSLLPPPPGGKIAVPPIPPPSSTAIANHVTPPPVQKSSTVSNADILLDLDAPASASKAPASATTDLWGDFSTASSAVPNQAPQQSNWVQF; from the exons ATGGCGGCGGCAGAGCTGGAGTACGAGTCCGTCCTCTGCGTGAAGCCCGATGTCAACGTCTACCGCATTCCGCCGCGCACTTCCAACCGCGGGTACAG ggCATCAGACTGGAAATTGGACCATCCAGACTGGACAGGGCGGCTTCGTGTCACCTCCAAAGGCAAAACTGCATACATAAAACTGGAGGACAAGGTTTCAG GAGAACTCTTTGCCCAGGCTCCTATAGATCAGTACCCTGGCATTGCAGTAGAGACTGTGACAGATTCCAGCCGCTATTTTGTCATTCGAATTCAGGATGGGACTG GACGAAGTGCTTTTATAGGCATTGGCTTCACGGATCGTGGTGATGCCTTTGACTTCAACGTCTCTTTGCAGGATCACTTCAA GTGGGTGAAGCAGGAGACTGAGATCTCCAAGGAGTCCCAGGAAGCTGACACACGTCCCAAATTAGACTTGGGGTTTAAGGAAGGGCAGACCATCAAACTGAACATTGGG AACATGACAACAAAGAAAGGAGGAGCAGCTAAACCCCGTGTGTCTGGATCGGGGGGCCTAAgcctgctgccacccccaccAGGAGGCAAAATTGCAGTCCCTCCTATACCTCCCCCTTCTTCCACAGCCATTGCCAACCATGTCACACCGCCACCCGTGCAGAAATCCAGTACTGTGAGCAATGCAG ATATTCTATTAGACTTAGATGCCCCTGCATCTGCATCCAAGGCACCAGCATCAGCTACCACAGACCTCTGGGGAGACTTCAGCACTGCATCCAG tgctgttcCCAATCAGGCTCCTCAGCAGTCCAACTGGGTCCAGTTCTGA